One window of the Candidatus Acidiferrales bacterium genome contains the following:
- the nadA gene encoding quinolinate synthase NadA, whose translation MIEVPVNTRELGLKWHGLFSLYAEDLYPGRYTLNKCLELAEQADEIQRLAEEKKSTIVAHNYLYPEFHEIAEKVGDSLGLSFYVQKKRSPRVDFESVFFMGATAKIITGDATSVFVSDDPQVLGCSLVFGIDYDWLDEWKRKNPDGVLVTYVNSDAYTKSISDFISTSRNTDRIIVHAMKMFPGKKILVLPDKFLGYVMKARALELLGKENIEIDPDLIEIYNHKKGEYWAACHVHQQIGPDAAEIALLQNSDAELMIHPECGCASSCLYKVQSGEIPHEKAYFLSTEQMIERAKISPAKKFVVATEKGMVYRLRKELPEKEFIPISQNAVCQYMKANTFDKLLDSLKRDRLEIVFCENHCDPKSPYQDDNVVHIPKSAAEAARKGIERMLSIG comes from the coding sequence ATGATTGAAGTTCCCGTAAATACGAGGGAATTGGGACTTAAGTGGCACGGACTTTTTTCATTGTATGCCGAGGATCTATACCCGGGTCGGTATACTCTAAATAAATGCCTCGAATTGGCCGAGCAGGCGGATGAAATTCAAAGGCTTGCCGAAGAGAAAAAATCGACGATAGTTGCGCATAATTATCTTTATCCTGAGTTCCACGAGATAGCTGAGAAAGTCGGCGACTCGCTTGGACTCAGTTTTTACGTCCAGAAGAAGAGATCGCCACGGGTGGACTTCGAAAGTGTCTTCTTCATGGGCGCGACCGCGAAAATAATTACCGGCGATGCGACGAGCGTTTTCGTTTCAGATGACCCGCAGGTCCTCGGGTGTTCGCTCGTCTTCGGAATCGATTACGATTGGCTGGATGAATGGAAGCGAAAGAATCCCGACGGCGTACTCGTGACTTATGTGAACAGCGATGCGTATACGAAATCCATCAGCGATTTTATTTCAACTTCACGGAACACCGACAGGATAATTGTCCACGCCATGAAGATGTTCCCAGGAAAGAAAATTCTGGTGCTGCCGGACAAATTTCTCGGCTACGTGATGAAGGCGAGAGCGCTTGAGCTGCTTGGAAAAGAAAACATAGAAATCGATCCTGATCTCATTGAAATCTACAATCATAAAAAAGGCGAGTACTGGGCGGCGTGTCACGTACACCAGCAAATCGGGCCGGATGCCGCGGAGATAGCTCTCCTGCAGAATTCCGATGCCGAACTCATGATTCATCCGGAATGCGGATGTGCATCGTCATGTCTCTACAAAGTTCAGAGCGGCGAGATTCCGCACGAGAAGGCATACTTTCTCTCCACCGAACAGATGATCGAACGCGCGAAGATTTCACCTGCAAAGAAATTTGTCGTGGCGACCGAAAAAGGAATGGTCTATCGCCTGCGGAAAGAGTTGCCGGAGAAAGAATTTATTCCTATTTCGCAGAATGCCGTGTGCCAGTATATGAAGGCAAACACATTCGATAAATTGCTGGATTCTTTGAAAAGAGATCGGCTCGAGATTGTATTCTGCGAGAATCACTGCGACCCGAAGTCGCCGTACCAGGATGATAACGTGGTACACATACCGAAATCTGCAGCCGAAGCGGCGAGGAAGGGGATTGAGAGGATGCTCTCCATAGGATGA
- a CDS encoding glycoside hydrolase family 3 C-terminal domain-containing protein produces the protein MRKKFANYSAGLAVFLSIMIFGGSMRQPQNEVPTYMDKDDSISQRVNDLLNRMTLEEKINLLGGTGFGTKPIERLRIPLLKMSDGPLGVRWDKSTAFPAATCMAASWDTSLINKVGKSIAEELKGKGRNVILGPCVNIARLPLGGRTFEAYGEDPYLASRMAVSYIEGVQSEGVAATVKHFAANNQEYERMFVDEKIDHRTLNEIYFPAFKAAVEEAKVLCVMSAYNKINGQYCSENDYLLKTKLKDDWKFDGLVMSDWGAVHSTIPTAKGSLDLEMPTGEFLNEKTLLDSVKAGVVKEETINDKVRRILTVMFNLGLFEKNEVPDTALVNTPPHRQIAYQAALEGIVLLKNETSILPLNLDKIKSIAVIGPNAAVARTTGGGSAMVSPVYSVSPLEALQNKLGARVKINYAEGATLSGDISAIDSRYFYLPDRPEHGIAAEYFDNQDLSGQPKVAETDDQINFNWHGQPPLPGIPGQHFSARWTMRILADETGDYSLDVVSDDGARLYVDGKIVINDWSSHGPAMNSYRIHLEKGKFYDIKLEYFQDTGGSSVKLGIRQTGDKLFATAIDAARNSDVAIVFAGTSAQFETEGKDRDNLGLPNDQDALINEVAKANKNTIVVMITGSPVLMNDWIDNVEGLVQAWFGGDEAGNAIVDVLLGKHNPSGKLPMTFPIRWEDCSAYNSYKKQDSVSVYSDGIFVGYRWFDEHDIRPLFPFGYGLSYTTFSYSEINGKAVGDSYEVTFEVKNVGNVEGVEIPQLYIHDPDKAIISPVKELKRFDRISLQPGETTEVKFSLKKIDFAHYNADKEAWETHPGTYDILVGSSSRDIKLETKIKIE, from the coding sequence ATGAGGAAAAAATTTGCAAACTATTCAGCCGGTCTCGCCGTGTTTCTTTCCATTATGATATTTGGAGGAAGTATGCGGCAACCACAGAACGAGGTCCCAACATATATGGATAAAGATGATTCCATCAGCCAAAGAGTCAATGACCTTTTGAACAGAATGACTCTCGAAGAGAAGATCAACTTACTCGGCGGAACGGGATTCGGCACAAAACCCATCGAACGCCTACGCATTCCGCTGCTGAAAATGTCCGACGGACCGCTCGGAGTCAGATGGGACAAATCGACGGCATTTCCCGCGGCAACATGCATGGCAGCATCATGGGACACTTCGTTAATCAACAAAGTCGGAAAATCCATTGCTGAAGAATTGAAGGGCAAAGGAAGAAATGTGATCCTTGGACCGTGTGTGAACATTGCAAGACTGCCGTTAGGAGGACGGACCTTCGAGGCTTATGGCGAAGACCCGTATCTGGCTTCGCGAATGGCAGTGAGTTACATCGAAGGTGTGCAGAGTGAAGGAGTTGCCGCAACCGTAAAACACTTCGCCGCGAACAATCAGGAGTACGAGAGAATGTTCGTCGACGAGAAGATAGATCACCGCACGTTGAACGAAATATATTTCCCGGCGTTCAAGGCAGCGGTCGAAGAGGCTAAAGTTCTTTGTGTGATGTCCGCTTACAACAAGATCAACGGACAATATTGCAGTGAGAATGATTATTTGCTGAAGACAAAGCTGAAAGACGATTGGAAGTTCGACGGGCTTGTCATGTCGGATTGGGGGGCCGTGCACAGTACGATTCCAACGGCAAAAGGCAGCCTCGATCTCGAAATGCCGACGGGAGAATTCTTGAACGAGAAAACCTTGCTGGATTCGGTGAAGGCAGGAGTCGTCAAAGAGGAAACCATCAACGACAAAGTTCGCCGCATCTTAACCGTCATGTTTAACCTCGGCCTGTTTGAAAAAAACGAAGTGCCTGACACAGCTTTGGTTAATACTCCCCCGCACAGGCAAATCGCGTATCAGGCAGCCCTCGAAGGAATCGTGCTTTTAAAAAATGAAACCAGCATCCTCCCGCTAAATCTTGACAAAATAAAATCAATCGCGGTCATCGGGCCAAACGCCGCAGTCGCCCGAACCACCGGCGGCGGGAGTGCCATGGTATCGCCCGTTTACTCAGTAAGTCCGCTGGAAGCGCTGCAGAATAAACTTGGCGCAAGAGTAAAGATAAACTACGCAGAAGGAGCCACCCTCAGCGGAGATATCTCCGCCATAGACAGCAGGTATTTCTATCTTCCCGACAGACCCGAACATGGAATCGCTGCCGAGTATTTTGATAACCAGGATCTGAGCGGCCAACCGAAAGTCGCCGAGACCGACGATCAAATAAATTTCAATTGGCACGGACAGCCTCCGCTTCCAGGAATTCCCGGCCAACATTTCTCCGCAAGATGGACAATGAGGATTCTGGCCGATGAAACCGGCGATTACTCCCTCGACGTAGTCAGCGACGATGGTGCCAGACTCTATGTCGACGGAAAGATAGTGATAAACGATTGGAGCAGCCACGGCCCGGCGATGAACTCGTACCGCATTCATTTGGAGAAGGGGAAATTTTACGACATCAAATTGGAATATTTCCAGGATACCGGCGGATCGAGCGTGAAGCTCGGGATAAGACAAACAGGCGACAAGCTTTTCGCAACGGCAATCGATGCAGCAAGAAATTCCGATGTCGCCATAGTATTCGCAGGCACTTCCGCTCAATTTGAAACCGAAGGAAAGGATCGAGACAATCTCGGACTTCCGAACGACCAGGATGCGCTCATAAATGAAGTGGCAAAGGCAAACAAAAATACTATCGTCGTGATGATTACCGGGTCACCGGTTCTCATGAATGATTGGATTGATAACGTCGAAGGACTCGTCCAGGCATGGTTCGGCGGTGACGAAGCAGGGAATGCGATCGTGGATGTCCTGCTGGGAAAACATAATCCGTCAGGAAAACTCCCGATGACCTTTCCTATCCGATGGGAAGACTGTTCGGCTTACAACTCCTACAAAAAACAAGACAGTGTGTCAGTTTATAGTGACGGGATCTTCGTGGGTTATCGCTGGTTCGATGAGCATGACATAAGGCCTCTCTTCCCATTTGGATACGGTTTATCGTACACAACTTTTTCTTACAGTGAGATAAACGGTAAGGCTGTCGGAGATTCGTACGAAGTTACCTTCGAAGTCAAAAATGTCGGAAATGTCGAGGGAGTGGAGATCCCCCAGCTTTATATCCATGATCCCGATAAGGCGATAATCTCACCGGTGAAAGAGCTCAAGCGATTCGATAGAATTTCACTTCAACCGGGCGAGACCACAGAGGTGAAGTTCTCTCTGAAGAAAATCGATTTCGCCCATTACAACGCGGACAAGGAGGCATGGGAAACTCACCCCGGGACATATGACATACTGGTCGGAAGTTCGAGCAGAGATATAAAGCTAGAGACCAAAATAAAAATAG
- the gltB gene encoding glutamate synthase large subunit, whose protein sequence is MEDKGHRRVDLYHGDVKNQGMYDPAYEHDACGMGFVADIKGRKSRSIIDKGLDILKNLEHRGAVGADPETGDGSGILIQMPDEFIRKVAAEKKIKLPSEGKYGVGVMFLPQDPTLRKAVENIVEKIVIDENQKFLGWRDAPVDPSAPGKGAQKTQPFIRQCFIGANKSIESQEEFERKLYLIRRIIDHRVRAELDLDRSEYYVPSFSSKILVYKGMLLAPQLTAFYKDLSDKDMKSAMTMLHLRFSTNTFPTWDLAHPFRMIAHNGEINTLRGNKNWMRAREAVMESPYFGKDLKRMLPVIMEGQSDSATFDSVLELLVMTGRSLPHAMMMMIPEAWSKNDLMDPDRKAFYEYHATMMEPWDGPAAMVFTDGNIIGATLDRNGLRPSRYVVTKDGLVVLTSEAGTFSVDAENVAKKGKLQPGRMFILDLKQGRIVEDEEVKKEIATRKPYRKWVNDNMINLSHLPTPDAIYNADFETLHMRQRIFGYTKEDLSEVILPMAAKGEEAVGSMGSDASLAVLSEIPQMLFRYFKQLFAQVTNPPIDAIREELVMELTTYVGPEQNLLSETPLHAHRLELEHPLLSNSQMEKIRNIAKGHFKSVTIPLLFNPSVRHNMRERMDQICNEAVEAVKSGISLIILSDKGVDRNCAAIPSLLATAGVHHALLRAGLRTRTGIIVESGEPREVHHFALLCGYGANAINPYVAYETLAYLTEKGFLTDIKDYGQAKKNYVKAVSKGLFKIFSKMGISTLQSYCGAQIFEAVGLDSEIVENYFTGTPTRVEGLSLEMLEQETVKRHVHALDPQIDQSTLDVGGLYHYRKDGEHHLWNPLTISKLQLSTWRSDYKTFKEYTELINNQDKKRVTLRSFYDLDTGGRQVPIEEVEPAKEIVKRFATGAMSFGSISREVHTSLALAMNRIGGKSNTGEGGEEQERFKRLSNGDSMRSAIKQVASARFGVTTEYLVNADELQIKMAQGAKPGEGGQLPGHKVSKDIAKVRHSIPGVTLISPPPHHDIYSIEDLKQLIFDLKNANPNARISVKLVSETGVGTVAAGVAKAHADHILISGHDGGTGASPISSIQYAGTPWELGLSETHQTLVLNGLRDRVYLAVDGQMKTGRDVVIAALLGGEEFGFSTAPLVTQGCIMMRKCHLNTCPVGVATQDPELRKKFHGRPEYVVNFMFYIAEEVRELMAALGFRTFNEMIGQTDKIIPVRLNDHWKARGLDLSKPLFKATPLHETNLYRTRSQNHGLENQLDHEFIKLAEPALENGTPVQIKRRIRNINRTVGTMLSSEIAKRYGDEGLPEGTIKIELRGTAGQSFGAFLARGIELDLTGESNDYTGKGLSGGRLIVKVPPEVTFEPSENIIIGNTCLYGATSGEAYINGVAGERFAVRNSGAYAVIEGVGDHGCEYMTGGRVAVLGKIGRNFAAGMSGGIAYVWDPNKVAEKYINHGMVDVEYLIYDEDIAEVHNMVQKHFDYTGSKRAEHILQNWSTEKDNFWKIIPDEYRKALAKLAKEKETVTVLTKEPVEGAIVNG, encoded by the coding sequence ATGGAAGATAAAGGACATCGACGAGTGGATTTGTACCATGGTGATGTGAAGAATCAGGGAATGTACGACCCGGCGTATGAACATGATGCATGCGGGATGGGGTTCGTCGCCGACATCAAGGGAAGAAAGTCGCGATCCATCATAGACAAGGGGCTCGACATTCTGAAGAACCTCGAACATCGTGGAGCGGTCGGGGCCGACCCTGAAACCGGTGACGGATCGGGAATCTTGATTCAGATGCCGGATGAATTCATTCGCAAAGTCGCTGCTGAAAAGAAAATCAAACTCCCCTCCGAAGGCAAGTACGGCGTCGGCGTGATGTTTCTTCCTCAGGACCCCACTTTAAGAAAAGCCGTCGAGAACATCGTCGAGAAAATTGTCATAGATGAGAACCAGAAATTTCTGGGTTGGAGAGACGCTCCAGTCGATCCGAGTGCTCCGGGAAAAGGAGCGCAAAAGACTCAGCCATTTATTCGGCAGTGCTTCATCGGCGCGAACAAGAGTATCGAGTCTCAGGAGGAGTTCGAGAGGAAATTGTACCTTATTAGAAGAATCATTGATCACAGAGTTCGTGCGGAGCTCGATCTGGACCGGAGCGAGTATTACGTGCCGTCATTTTCAAGCAAGATTCTGGTGTACAAAGGGATGCTCCTTGCGCCTCAGCTCACCGCGTTTTACAAGGATCTCAGCGACAAAGACATGAAATCCGCAATGACAATGCTGCATCTCAGGTTCTCGACCAACACATTTCCGACATGGGATCTGGCCCATCCGTTCAGGATGATAGCTCACAATGGCGAGATCAATACTCTCCGGGGTAACAAGAATTGGATGAGGGCGAGAGAAGCGGTAATGGAATCTCCCTATTTCGGCAAGGACCTAAAGCGAATGCTCCCGGTAATCATGGAGGGGCAAAGCGATTCCGCAACATTTGATTCAGTGCTTGAGCTTCTCGTCATGACCGGCAGAAGCTTACCGCATGCCATGATGATGATGATTCCGGAAGCGTGGTCGAAAAATGATCTGATGGACCCGGATCGAAAAGCATTCTACGAATACCATGCGACCATGATGGAACCATGGGACGGTCCGGCTGCAATGGTTTTTACAGACGGGAATATAATCGGAGCGACTCTCGACCGAAACGGCTTACGTCCGTCAAGATACGTTGTCACAAAAGATGGACTGGTTGTCCTTACCTCCGAAGCGGGCACGTTCAGCGTCGACGCGGAGAATGTTGCAAAGAAGGGGAAGCTTCAACCGGGAAGGATGTTTATTCTCGATCTGAAGCAGGGAAGAATAGTCGAAGACGAAGAAGTGAAAAAGGAAATTGCAACCCGGAAGCCCTATCGCAAGTGGGTGAACGACAACATGATAAATCTGTCTCATCTTCCGACTCCCGATGCGATTTATAACGCTGACTTCGAGACTCTTCACATGCGCCAGAGGATTTTCGGATATACGAAAGAAGACTTGTCCGAAGTGATCCTTCCGATGGCGGCAAAGGGAGAGGAAGCAGTTGGTTCGATGGGAAGCGATGCATCATTGGCCGTCCTTTCCGAGATACCGCAGATGCTGTTCCGATATTTCAAGCAGCTATTCGCACAGGTGACCAATCCGCCTATCGATGCAATCCGGGAAGAACTTGTCATGGAGCTGACCACTTACGTCGGCCCCGAACAAAATCTGCTTTCTGAAACACCGCTTCATGCTCACAGGCTCGAGCTTGAGCATCCGCTTCTTTCCAATTCTCAAATGGAAAAAATTCGGAACATTGCGAAAGGACATTTCAAATCCGTCACCATTCCGCTTCTGTTCAATCCTAGCGTTCGTCACAATATGCGCGAGCGCATGGATCAGATTTGCAATGAAGCGGTCGAGGCAGTCAAGTCCGGGATCTCCCTGATAATTCTTTCCGACAAAGGAGTTGACAGGAACTGTGCCGCAATTCCGAGTTTGCTCGCAACGGCCGGAGTGCACCATGCTTTGCTGCGCGCCGGACTGAGGACCCGGACGGGAATCATCGTCGAAAGCGGCGAGCCGAGAGAAGTGCATCACTTCGCATTGCTGTGCGGCTACGGAGCAAACGCGATCAACCCGTATGTCGCTTACGAGACTCTCGCATACCTGACGGAAAAGGGTTTTCTGACAGACATAAAGGATTATGGCCAGGCAAAAAAGAATTATGTTAAAGCCGTCAGCAAAGGTCTGTTTAAGATTTTCAGCAAGATGGGCATCAGTACGCTGCAATCGTACTGCGGCGCTCAAATTTTCGAAGCGGTCGGGCTGGACAGCGAAATCGTCGAAAATTACTTTACCGGCACACCAACCCGCGTCGAGGGATTGAGTCTCGAGATGCTAGAACAGGAAACGGTGAAGAGACACGTTCATGCCCTCGATCCGCAGATTGACCAGAGTACGCTTGATGTCGGCGGCCTGTACCATTATAGAAAAGACGGTGAACATCATCTCTGGAACCCGCTGACAATTTCAAAGCTCCAGCTCAGCACATGGCGAAGCGACTACAAGACTTTTAAAGAATATACCGAGCTGATCAACAATCAAGACAAGAAACGCGTGACTCTTCGGAGCTTTTATGATCTTGATACGGGCGGGAGGCAAGTTCCAATTGAAGAAGTAGAACCCGCAAAAGAAATCGTAAAAAGATTTGCAACAGGAGCGATGAGCTTCGGCTCTATCTCGCGTGAAGTCCATACTTCGCTTGCGCTCGCGATGAACAGGATCGGCGGGAAATCGAACACGGGCGAAGGTGGAGAAGAACAGGAACGGTTCAAGCGACTCTCTAACGGTGACAGTATGAGGTCTGCCATCAAGCAGGTTGCATCTGCACGATTTGGCGTAACGACAGAATACCTTGTCAATGCCGATGAGCTTCAGATCAAGATGGCGCAGGGAGCCAAGCCGGGCGAAGGCGGTCAGCTCCCCGGGCACAAAGTCAGCAAAGACATTGCGAAAGTTCGACACAGTATTCCGGGCGTTACGTTGATAAGTCCGCCGCCGCACCATGATATCTATTCCATCGAAGATTTGAAGCAGTTGATCTTTGACCTGAAGAATGCAAATCCGAATGCCCGGATCAGCGTCAAGCTGGTTTCCGAAACCGGTGTTGGTACCGTTGCTGCGGGTGTTGCTAAGGCACATGCCGATCACATTTTAATTTCGGGCCACGATGGCGGAACAGGTGCGAGCCCGATTTCGTCGATCCAGTATGCCGGGACGCCGTGGGAATTGGGGCTGAGTGAAACTCATCAGACTCTTGTTCTTAACGGTCTGAGAGACCGCGTCTATCTTGCCGTGGACGGTCAGATGAAGACGGGCAGAGACGTTGTTATTGCCGCATTGCTCGGCGGCGAGGAATTTGGATTTTCAACCGCACCGCTCGTCACGCAAGGATGCATAATGATGAGGAAGTGCCACCTTAATACATGTCCTGTCGGGGTCGCTACTCAGGACCCGGAGCTGCGGAAGAAATTCCACGGCAGGCCCGAGTACGTCGTCAATTTCATGTTCTACATTGCGGAAGAAGTCCGTGAACTGATGGCGGCTTTGGGCTTCAGAACATTCAACGAAATGATAGGACAAACCGACAAAATAATTCCTGTGAGGCTGAACGACCATTGGAAAGCGCGCGGACTGGATCTCTCGAAGCCATTGTTCAAGGCGACCCCGCTCCATGAGACGAATCTTTACAGGACGCGCAGCCAGAATCACGGACTCGAAAACCAGCTCGATCACGAATTTATAAAACTTGCGGAGCCCGCGCTGGAAAACGGCACACCTGTTCAAATAAAGAGAAGAATCAGAAACATCAACCGCACCGTCGGAACGATGCTGTCCAGTGAAATCGCAAAGCGGTACGGCGACGAAGGCCTGCCGGAAGGAACGATCAAGATCGAATTAAGAGGAACTGCCGGACAGAGTTTCGGTGCGTTCCTGGCACGCGGCATCGAGTTAGACCTTACCGGCGAGTCGAATGATTACACCGGAAAAGGGCTCTCAGGAGGACGATTGATCGTGAAGGTACCGCCAGAAGTGACTTTCGAGCCGTCGGAAAATATCATCATAGGCAACACATGCCTGTACGGAGCGACGAGCGGCGAGGCATATATTAACGGCGTCGCGGGCGAAAGATTCGCCGTGCGAAATTCCGGAGCTTATGCCGTGATAGAAGGCGTCGGCGATCATGGATGCGAATACATGACCGGTGGGAGAGTCGCCGTACTTGGAAAGATAGGACGTAACTTTGCCGCTGGCATGTCCGGCGGAATCGCCTACGTCTGGGATCCGAACAAAGTTGCGGAGAAATACATCAATCACGGCATGGTGGATGTCGAATATTTAATTTACGACGAGGACATTGCCGAAGTTCATAACATGGTACAGAAGCATTTTGATTACACCGGTTCGAAGCGAGCCGAACATATCTTACAGAACTGGAGCACCGAAAAAGATAATTTCTGGAAAATAATTCCTGATGAGTACAGAAAGGCTCTTGCCAAACTGGCAAAAGAAAAAGAGACAGTCACAGTGCTTACGAAAGAACCGGTTGAAGGAGCGATCGTCAATGGGTAA
- a CDS encoding glutamate synthase subunit beta: MGKPTGFKEYKRAALEHEPVEVRLRNFKEFEKRFHREDAKIQAARCMDCGIPFCHGDTGCPVQNYIPEWNDLVYRGLWKDALENLLSTNNFPEFTGRLCPAPCETACTLGITEEPVSIKAIERTIIDKGWEEGWVKPRMPYVLSGKKVAVVGSGPSGLAAAQQLCRGGHFVTVYEKNDRLGGLLRYGIPDFKMEKHVIDRRIEQMTIEGVEFRTGVNVGVDISAKELIGQYDAVILAGGAEKPRDLSIPGRELKGIYFAMEFLPQQNKVNAGDKVKNQITARGKDVVIIGGGDTGSDCVGTSNRQGAKSITQLEVLPMPPEERPAGTPWPYWPMILRTSSSHEEGVTRKWSVNTKEFKGNSKGEVVKLLCNEVKFENGKLVDVPGTDFELTADLVLIAAGFVHPVHDGLINELKVIGLELDQRGNVKAQFGDSEGAHATTVKKIFACGDMRRGQSLVVWAISEGRKCAAAVHNFLTSGNGVEENAA, translated from the coding sequence ATGGGTAAACCGACCGGATTTAAGGAATATAAAAGAGCAGCGTTGGAACACGAGCCGGTCGAGGTGCGCCTCAGGAATTTCAAGGAATTTGAGAAGAGATTTCACCGGGAAGATGCGAAAATACAAGCCGCGCGGTGCATGGACTGCGGCATCCCGTTCTGTCACGGCGACACGGGCTGTCCCGTGCAGAATTACATTCCCGAGTGGAATGATTTGGTCTACAGAGGTCTCTGGAAAGATGCGCTCGAAAACCTTTTGTCGACAAATAATTTCCCCGAGTTTACCGGCAGGCTTTGCCCGGCGCCTTGCGAAACGGCCTGCACGTTAGGAATAACCGAAGAGCCGGTTTCGATAAAGGCAATTGAGCGTACCATCATAGACAAAGGCTGGGAAGAAGGCTGGGTCAAGCCGAGAATGCCTTATGTCCTTTCAGGGAAAAAGGTCGCCGTAGTCGGCTCCGGTCCATCCGGTCTTGCCGCTGCGCAGCAGCTTTGTCGTGGCGGACATTTCGTCACAGTTTATGAAAAGAACGACCGCCTCGGCGGCTTGCTGAGATATGGAATTCCCGATTTCAAAATGGAAAAACATGTCATCGACCGGCGCATCGAGCAGATGACGATTGAAGGCGTGGAGTTTCGAACGGGCGTGAACGTCGGCGTGGATATTTCTGCGAAGGAATTGATCGGACAATATGATGCGGTAATTCTCGCCGGCGGTGCGGAGAAGCCGAGAGACCTCTCGATTCCCGGAAGAGAGCTGAAGGGAATTTACTTCGCGATGGAGTTTCTGCCGCAGCAGAATAAAGTAAATGCCGGAGACAAGGTGAAAAACCAGATCACGGCGAGAGGAAAAGACGTGGTGATCATCGGCGGCGGCGACACTGGCTCTGACTGTGTCGGCACGAGCAATCGGCAGGGAGCTAAGTCGATCACCCAGCTTGAGGTTCTTCCGATGCCGCCGGAAGAGAGGCCGGCGGGTACGCCATGGCCTTATTGGCCGATGATTCTGAGAACTTCTTCGAGTCACGAAGAAGGCGTCACGAGGAAGTGGAGCGTGAACACAAAGGAATTCAAAGGAAACAGCAAAGGTGAGGTTGTGAAACTCCTGTGCAACGAAGTCAAATTTGAAAATGGAAAACTCGTCGATGTGCCGGGAACCGACTTTGAGTTGACAGCAGACCTCGTCCTTATCGCCGCCGGTTTCGTTCATCCGGTCCACGATGGATTAATCAATGAACTGAAAGTAATCGGACTCGAACTCGACCAGCGTGGGAATGTGAAAGCGCAGTTCGGTGATTCTGAAGGCGCACACGCGACGACAGTGAAAAAAATCTTCGCCTGCGGCGACATGCGGCGCGGGCAGTCGCTTGTGGTCTGGGCAATTTCCGAAGGAAGGAAATGCGCCGCCGCAGTGCACAACTTCCTCACGAGTGGAAACGGTGTAGAAGAGAACGCAGCGTAA
- a CDS encoding IS1595 family transposase produces MHDIRDGKTKPSSFISTRNLWVFPDGYQQSITVGTVMEQTHMELSIWFLGAYLMATLTPGVSARQFARQAGLHYETAYMLLMKLRAGLINPFRTKLKGVIEIDESYIGGKVEGKHGRGAESKAVVLGAVEVIDTSKKKIGGRLRLRKVSSPSGENILKFIEDNIEKGSVLVTDGWKGYNAVTRHGYERRIVEGEDTIEVAAQLVHIHRAFSNLKTWINGTHHGVSRKHLQAYLNEFVFRYNRRRVPFEAFNAILGIGSIREAPTYRGLYKAGEIYGWIHPNPKRPRSRSTVNPSDASGNAKIH; encoded by the coding sequence GTGCATGATATACGAGACGGGAAAACAAAACCTTCAAGTTTCATTTCTACCCGCAATTTATGGGTTTTCCCTGACGGATACCAACAAAGCATAACTGTCGGAACCGTCATGGAACAAACACACATGGAACTATCTATTTGGTTTCTCGGGGCCTATTTGATGGCAACGCTAACCCCTGGAGTTTCCGCCCGTCAATTCGCAAGGCAAGCTGGACTTCACTACGAAACAGCGTACATGCTTTTGATGAAACTAAGAGCGGGTTTGATTAACCCTTTCCGAACAAAACTCAAGGGCGTTATCGAAATCGACGAGTCTTATATTGGCGGGAAAGTGGAAGGCAAACACGGCCGTGGTGCTGAATCCAAGGCGGTTGTTCTCGGGGCCGTCGAAGTTATAGATACTTCCAAAAAGAAAATCGGAGGCCGTCTCAGATTGCGAAAAGTTTCATCTCCATCGGGCGAAAACATTCTCAAGTTCATTGAAGATAACATCGAAAAGGGATCTGTTCTTGTAACGGACGGCTGGAAGGGATATAACGCAGTAACACGCCATGGATATGAAAGGAGAATCGTTGAAGGGGAAGATACAATCGAAGTGGCAGCTCAATTGGTTCACATTCACCGAGCGTTTTCCAATTTGAAAACATGGATCAACGGAACTCACCACGGAGTTTCAAGGAAACATCTTCAAGCATACCTAAACGAATTTGTTTTCAGATATAATCGGAGGCGTGTTCCATTTGAAGCGTTTAACGCAATACTTGGAATTGGAAGTATTAGAGAAGCACCAACTTATCGTGGACTATACAAAGCAGGAGAAATATATGGCTGGATACATCCGAACCCGAAAAGGCCCCGAAGCCGTTCTACGGTCAATCCGAGTGATGCTTCGGGTAATGCTAAAATTCACTAA